In Orcinus orca chromosome 15, mOrcOrc1.1, whole genome shotgun sequence, the DNA window ataGAAAATAGCAAGGAAGGCTATATAATCGAGTCCAAATATACtaataatcacaataaatgtaaatggactaaattggCTAGTTGAAAGATTTTCAGAttggataaaaagaaaatccagcaacatgacatttaaaaaggacatgactggtggcgcagtggttgaaagtccgcctgccgatgcaggggacacaggttcgtgccctggtccggcaaaatcccacatgccgcggagcggctgggcccgtgagccatggccgctgagcctgtgcgtccagagcctgtgctccacaacgggagaggccacaacagtgagaggcccgtgtaccgcaaaaaaaaaaaaaaaaaaaggacatgactAAAATATAAGGATACAGAAAGGTTGaaattaaaaggatgaaaaaagatttgccagataaatataaaatctttaaTAAAGTGTGAGTCACCATTTGCATCAAACCATATAGTCTGTGATAACAAAAAGCATCATTAAGGATAGAGAGGGAAGCTGTATACAAATAGTACTTTAGTTCAataggaagatataaaaattccAAATTAGTACACATATAACAAAATCTCAAATTTTGCTAGGACAATTGGACagccacaggcaaaagaatgaaccCTTATCTAAGactacaaacaaaaattaaataagaagggatcaaagacctaaatgtaagagcaaaaACTATAAACCTCTTGGAAGAAAGCATAGGAGTAAATATTCATGATCTGAATTTGGCAAAAGATTCATACAAGTGATACCAAAAAGCATgagtaacagaagaaaaaacaagttggattcaatcaaaatttaaagtttttgtgcttcaaagcattccatcaagaaagtaaaatgacaacccacagaattggaaaaaatacttgcaaattatCTTAAGTAAGTGAGACAGGATGAGCACTAATGGACAAGTGGAAGACTTGGCTTTGGATTGATGTCCCTACTAAAGTGCAGAAAGAGGATATGGATACAGATGTGGAGGTGGgagtgtgtatttcttttttgattgcttcatttttctttacaaggaagtgtgtgtgtgagtgtgtgtgcctgtgtctctgtgtgctgTTTTTATTAGGAAGCTAAGGATATTTAAGCCATATGTTGGTAAAACAAGACCATCCTCAGACAGTCTGGATATGAGTGAGTATTAGAGAAGACTATCCTCAAAAAAGGTTGATTCTtgaatataaaatacttttatttgggTAGTTAGGCTTGTTTCTAAGTGCTCTTTGGAATCTTTCTCACAGAGAAAGTTTCACACCTTTTTAAAGCTCAGTGCCACATGTGACTACATGGTACAGGGGTTAAGAGCAAAGAGTGAAGTCAGACTTATTTGAATTCGACAGTTTGCAACTCACTGgttgagaaaaaaatctttggaaTAGTGGAGGAGTCCAGTAACTTCACTTAGTTCATTTAAAAAGCACCTACCCTATAGGGCTGCTGGAAATATTAGATAAAGTATACATAAATACTCTAATAGACAATGTTCAATCAGGAAACAGAAGCCATACTATGTATGTACTATGTATGTAGGAGTTTAACATATATAATGGGGGTTAATGACTTGTGGAAATGCTGGGAAAGTAGTGGTCAGAGAAGCTGCTCCTGAAATTAGTAAAGTTGATACCAAAGATCTCAGCTGTAAATGCCAAACTAGATGTTTCTCTCCATCTCACCAGGAAGCTGCTGTAATTCTTGAGATTCTCTGATATGATGTTACCAATTGTTTCAGTCTTCTGTGGCAAAGTGGGTGGGAAAATCTACTATGGATTTCCTGtccttcttctttattttcactttgcaAATCTCCTGGGAGTTCCTCTCATTGATAAACTCTAAGCCAAAACACTGCAGGGAAGGAGATTCTGGGAAACATAATTCACAGTCTTAGaagaggtggtggtggtgctaGCCCAGTGCTTACTTAACATggtaaattataaaagaaaaatttacagaGAAACTGGATATAAAATAAATTGCTGAATATATAGTATCTCCCTTATAATTCCCATGTTTTGTGTGTTTCACAACTTCATTGTACAGTCAATTTCAAttagtgaaattaagaaaaaggatTGTAATATATAGTCGTGTCAAGTTTAAGAGTTTGAGAGATTCCATTCAGACCATTAGCCTGTTTTTATGTGCCACCTCTGATCATGATTACTATATGACGGTCTACTGCACACATTAAAGGTTTGATTCTTAAAGTGTTTACTGTGCATCCAGTGTATAAGCATTGCATTATATGACTGGAGGAATACTGAgataaatgtaaaacacagtCCTTTCAAATGATGAAATCACCTAAAAAAGCTGGAATTACCAGCAGATTGTGTGGTGGTGAACCTACGGTTAAAGAAGACACTGAAGAACATCATCTAAGAGATTATTTTGAACAGTGTGGGGGGGAAAATTGAAGTGATTGAAATCATGACTGATCGAGGCAGTGGCAAAAAGAGAGGCTTTGCTTTCGTAACCTTTGATGACCATGACTCTGTAGACAAGATTGTCATTCAGAAATACCACACTGTGAATAGCCACAACTGTGAAGTAAGGAAAGCCCTATCTAAGCAAGAGATGGCTAGTGCCTCATCCAGCCAAAGAGGTCGAAGTGGTTCTGGAAACTTTGGTGGTGGTCGTGGAGGTGGTTTTGGTGGGAATGGCAGCTTTGGTCATGGAGGAAACTTCAGTGGTCGAGGTGGCTTTGTTGGCAGCCCTGGTAGCGGTGGATATGGTGGCAATGGGGATGGCTATAATGGGTTTGGTAATGACGGAAGCAATTTTGGAGGTGGTGGAAGCTACAATGATTCTGGCAGTTACAACAATCAATCTTCAAATTTTGGACCCAtgaaaggaggaaactttggagGCAGAAGTTCTGGCCCCTATGGTGGTGGAGGCCAATACTTTGCCAAACCCTGAAACCGAGGTGGCTGTGGTGGtttcagcagcagcagtagctgtgGCAGTGGCAGAAGGTTTTGATTACTGCCAGGAAACAAAGCTTAGCAGGAGAGGGGAGCCAGAGAAGTGACAGGGAAGCTACAGGTTACAACAGATTTGTGAACTCAGCCAAGCACAGTGGTGGCAGGGCCTAGCTGctacaaagaagacatgtttTAGACAATACTCACGTGTATGGGCAAAAAGACTCGAGGACTGTATTTGTGACTAACTGTATAACAggttattttagtttctgttctgtggaaagtgtaaagcattccaacaaaggattttaatgtagattttttttttttgcacccatGCTGTTGATTGCTAAATGTAATAGTCTGATCATGACACTgaataaatgtgtctttttttaaaatgtgctgtgTAAAGTTAGTCTACTCTGAAGCCATTTTGGTAAACTACCCCAACAGTGTGAAGTTAGTATTCCTTCAGGGTGATGCCAGGTTccattcaaaatttatttacagCCTGCTTTGGTGGAGAAGGTACTGTCTTCTGAAACCTTGGTGTAGTTGAACTGACAGTTACTGCATTGTGACCTGGAGTTCACCGTGAAAAGGGTCACCCAAGCCAAGTCATGGAGTTTTTTGGTTATTAATATATGATTGGTGGCACATCCTATGCAATATATCTAAATTGGATTACGGTACCAGATATAGATGGGAATGAAGCTTGTGTATCATCCATTATCATGTGTAATAAATAAACAAtaccctcttaaaaaaaaaacccacagtccTTGCCATCAAGAAACTTGCAGACTTAACAGAGAGCAAATGGCTAAATGATAAGGACAAATTCAATTGCTAATTTCTGTTGGCATTCCAGTATCAATCTGTTTATTCTCATTTTCCTCTTGACTCCTCttaatttatctgtatttttagtTTGGAGATCTTATAGTCAGGGTATAAAATGCCAAACATGCTTAGATGAATTCACATATGTGAAGTAAGCATTCCTGCCATATCGTGATGAGAACTTGAATGTTCCATAAAACTTCTATTTAAGTAAAGATAACATTTTCTCCCTAAACTACCTCTAACAGTTATAAAAACTTTTGGCTCCTTTATTTCTAGAATATTGAGACTTGCTAAACAAATTCTTATTCACTCGAATGTGGATTTTCCAGTCTGAGTGCTTTGATTTTTGCAGGCATTTGGTCTCTCAGCCTGGAATGAATTTCCCTCTTTTGTCTGCCAGGCAGGACCCTACCCATCTTTTGAGACTTATCTTGAGCATTGTCTTTTGTAAGGAAACCCACTTCATCTCTCCCAGCTAGAATTAGATGCTTCCTTTACTGGGTCAGAGTCTATTTCTATCACACTGTTACAGTTGTGCATGCTTTTCAAACAGTGTGTTGTCACTGTTTAATCCACATCACCACCACTGCACACTGATCTCCTTAATCTATTGATGGGGTCTGATTCATCTTTGTGTCCTCCGTGCTTATTTCATTATAgtccctgtattagtttcctgttgctatAGAAGAAAATTACCTCAagtttaatggcttaaaacaacacagactgggcttcccgggtggcgcagtggttgagagtccgcctgccgatgcaggggacacgggctcgtgccccggtccgggaagatcccacatgccgcagagcggctgggtccgtgagccatggccgctgagcctgcgcgtccggagcctgtgctgcgcaaggggaaaggccacaacagtgagaggcccacgtaccgcaaaaaaaacccaaacaaaaaaacccacagacttattattttatagttctggaagtcagaagtttGAAATGGATCTGACTAGGCTAAAAATCAGCAGTGCTGTGTTCCTTCTAAAgcctccaggggagaatctgttttcttgccttttccagcttccacaGGCTGTGTCCATTCCTGCAGTCCTggctctttctccatcttcaaaaccagagTAGCTCTTCAATCTCCCTCTACCTCTTACAAGGATCCTGGTGGTTACattaatccaggatgatctcccaaatcaaaatccttaacttaatcctATTTGCCAGGTCTCTTTGCCATgttcacaggttctgaggattaggatGTAGACACCTTTGGTTGTTGAGGGGGTACCTTGTGCTGCTTACCACAGTGTCCAAACAACATCTGCTCAATTAATGAGGCATCCACATATCTGAGCCCCATCCATTCCCTGAACAATGATTTCTTCGCACTCCCTGGACCTCTTTCAGCTCTGTACAATCTTGTGGCATGGAGTACAGAcctttgtatttttctgtgtgtgtatgctcTGTATTTTTTTAGATACATTCCTACAGGTGATGATTTCAATTATGCTTCCGATAGAAACAGTGCCATTTGACTCAcctaaggaataaaaatattgtaaagtttagatttttatttttttataaaactattaGGCTTTCTCAAATCCCATTTTTTAGACAGCCCCTCTCCTGTAGTACAACGTGGAAATACTTTGACTTAGGAAGAGGGAGAGTGAAGAGGTACAGTTAATGTTTGGTGAGAAAGACAAAATATGCCATTATTGTCACATGAAATAGACTGCGATTTGCCTTTAGATCttaaaattaacaaatgaaaaaggaaagataacAGTATAGTTTCCAAACTGGTTTACCTTTATTCTGacgcttttaaaatcttttttcctctcatctactttgtcttccttttattattctttatttcctaTTGGGTCATGTTTGATTTAGAATAACCCTATACAATGTTTCTTTTGAATTctcttatccattttttaaaatttcattttgggaTTTGTGTTATTATTTATCCACTGTCTATTTTAATCTCTTGAGGAACCCAAATCAAAAATTCTCTTACcacctttatttaaaataaatttgaaatccaCATTTTATTGCAAAGACATCCATTGACTTTTTGTTGCTGCCGTCAGTATTAATGCTGTCACTTGATGTCTAAATTGTCGGCATAAGTGTCAAAGAAGATGCCAATAAAAAGGTGTCATTGATTTGCATTCAAATCACCTGAGAAATAGTGACAAGTTGGCATAGGAGAGAAAAGCATATGAATGCCATAAGGATATGTAAGTCTCATTGATGTCAGTTTAAAACCAATTCAAATTTTAGCAGAAATTATTATTTGAAGTGTCTGAATTTATATTTGGCAATTGCAAGAAAGCTTTGAGGTCATAGAAGGAACCCAAGGTaggataaataaacaaaaaatcacagcagaaaaaataagtaattcTATGGCAGGTATCCTATTGATTTTCAGTGATTCTGGGGGATCTAGTCAACCTTCCTAACACTTTGATTCTCTACCTTCAACACTGTGGTGGGGATGACTAAGTAATTTAGGACACAGAAACAAGTGCCACGAACACAAAAATCACAACACAGAGTATAATGAATTACAAATCACTAATTTTGGTTGTTGGTAAAATAAGAAACAAGCTAAAAATACCCCATATGGCCACTAATATTAAACATGATATTGGAAGAATTAGGCAATGCAACTAAAAGAAAGCAAACGGGCATaaacattggaaaagaagaggtaaaattatttCTAGTTGCAAAATGTATGATTCTCTTTCAAGAAAACTCAAGACAATCCATTGATAGGTGCTCTGTTCTGAAATCTTCTTATTTTATCCCAACTCCCCAAATACTAACAAAAAGTTGACCATTTCCCAAGGAATtgttttataaaagcaaattGGATTTATCATAATATTATATTTTGCTGAAAGAAGCTCATAGCTTTCATTTTTACAGTTTACCATTACACAGGACTTTTGAACATGAAAATATTACCCATCCAggattaatatatttgaaattttagagtttgatattttgaaaaatatcaaagTTAGCTTTAAAAAAGGTTGTAGAGTTGTCTGGATTTACATAAAATGATATAGAGtcttatataaaaatgataagagGGAAGTGTTTTTCAACCTGATTCTTAGACTAAGATACTCATAAGGTGTGTCATACCTGTAGCTTCACAGAGACTACCTGAGAGAGCTTTTTTACCTAGTCAACGTCTTGTTTTAAATCCACACTAGCAGTATGGACTTTGAATTTCTGCTCAGACGTATATACAAGGGAAAAGCATGTATAACATTCACCTTAATTTTTCCTGCCTTACatataaattcaaaattattGAGAGCAGAGATAGCATAATAGAATAATTTGAGAACTAGGTAGAGCTTAGTGAATTATTTTAAGAGTTACTTCCAGTAAATCAACTGTAAATTCTTAAACTTATcctaaatatacaaaattaatgtcatCTTGTTATAGTAGACACGTAACCAGGAAAATTCAGATGTAAATAAGCAAGTTCTTTGTTGGCTATTTATTACATGCAATATTGTCTTCTAGATGTTTTCTTCAGTTGCTGAATTTAGCTACTTATACTACTGATATTTTCAGTTTATAACTGAGCATGATTTTCAGTTATTATGACTTTTAAATGATTCAAATGAAATAAACTGAAACAAAatgatatattctttttatattcaatTCTGGACTGGTCTGagcatataaatatttgtataaaaattaatttaacaatAATTTAACAACTCTGTTCAGCTTTGCAACCTCTATCTGACTTtactatcatttaaaataattttatttacatgtctTATTAATATACCATCgcataaattgaaattttaaaatgttactaaagggcttccctggtggtgcagtggttaagaatccacctgccaatacaggggacgcaggtgtgagccctggtctgggaagatccaacatgccacggagcaactaagcccatgcaccacagctactgagcttgcgctctagagcccgcaagccacaactactgaaacccacacacctagagcccgtgctacacaacaggagaagccaccgcaatgagaagcccgtgggccacagcgaagagtagcccctgcttactgcaactggagaaagcccacacagcaatgaagacccagtgcagccaaaaataaataagtaaaataaatttattaaaaaaaagaaaccttattttaaaaaaagttactaAAGCCTTAACAATTAAAATTATAGATATTTTCTTCACCTTATTGTacattatttgaaatatattagCGTCATATTTTAACAATGGAGCACTTTCATTATTTGTAATGTTAGAGAAAGATCACTGCTATCAATTTAATTCCACACTTAAAATACTATAGTAACAACCCAgaaatgattttttccccctctttttcccAGTTTTTGATAATTCCCTCAATTACTTGCTCTAGAAACTTTCTGGAAACTGCCATGTAATTTgatgtcattaaaaaataaaggttaattTGCTCAATTGCTAAGACTTTAATTACAACACATCAGTTATTTAGACTGTTTGACATTTCCTGTAAATTCCTTTAATTAGGAAACCCTTAGAGAGTCTTATGAAAGGAGATGAAATCACTAAAATATGTTGACAGAGATAGATATATTTCCTCTTACTGAATGAGCTCAAAACATCATAAACATTTGGAAAAACCCAAGAATTATAATTTTACAGTTAAAATGTTGAGTGGTATGACCTCAAATTCTTTCTGGGTTTGTTGTGATTGCTTTATTGCCCATTTATTTGTTGGGAAGGAGAATGAGCTTGCATTGATAGGGAAAAAAATTGTGATTAAAGAAAGGGTACTCATTAAAGTGTGTTACAAGAGAGGGCCTATAAATTGTTAAGCTGGAAATTCAGAACCTCAGAGTTTACaatcaggaggggaaaaaaaaatccttagatTTCAAAGTTGtgtaatttaattacattttatgtttaagtGTTTACCGAGAGTGGAAGAGTGGTTCAGCCTGTAACATAATTGTGTAATgtcaagaacaaaacaaaaatgcagatTGAAAACCAGCCCACCTTTTTGCTACTCAGTGTGAAACATATGTAGACTTCCTCATGGACAGTAACCCCATAATCACAGAACCCTGTCAAACCAGCTATGccgtatgtgtgtatatagataaAGGAAATTGCCTCAACATATCCAGGCACCATAAAAAAGTGTACATTTAATCATGGATAAGAAGCAAATATTGAAATGTTAAATTCAAAGAGATTCTTAACTCACTCCCACTTTGACCCTATTTCTGAGTCATTTCCTATATGAATAAGAGTATACATGTGAAGGCCTACTTTATTAGGATTAAGACACTTTCCTAACAAATAAATAGGTTTTAAGTACAAACCAGTATCTACTGCAaagttgaaagagagaaatggggtGGTGTGATGCTCATGGTCAGAACTGAGGTTGAGAAAGCAAAAGACTAGAGAAGCTCTGGAACGGGGCATCTTCATACCTGGAGCTGGTGTCACGAGCCTGTGTTGTCTGGCAAATCTGAAAAACAAGACCAGGTTAGGTTTTTAAGTGACAACATTACTAATAACGATAACTAAAGTTTATTACAAATGTAATATATTCCAGGTGGAATGGAGTCCATAACCCTCATATTGAGCCTGTGGTATATGCACCTGTATTATCCTTACTTACACGTAGGAAAGGTGAAACTTAAGGAGTCTGAGGATATTGTCAAGGGCACATGGCAAGCTGGGGTCAGAGCTTTATCTCCTGCTAACTTCTTTCACCTTTGGGAAGGTACTAGGAGGAATTAAAATGAGATTATCAGGCTGGAGGCCACTGTCCAGAAATTTGAAACACTGAGCAGAGTCCACTTACCCTTTCTTAAGTCTCACACTTAAGAAGTGAGGAATTATACTCTACCTCCTTGAAGGTGAACTGTCTACACAAATTAGAACTCTTCTATTTGGGATATTTGTTTCTTCTCCCcagttatttatttgttcaataaTTTGTTTAGACAGTCTGGCCTTGTGGATGCTTATTTTACACTTTggattataatatatttatttattttttaaaaaaaaatttattttatttttggctgtgttgggtctttgttgctgcatgcgggcttttctctagtcgcagctagcgggggctactcttcggtgcggtgcacgggcttctcattgcagtggcttctcttgttgtggagcacgggctctaggcgcacgggcttcagtagttttggcatgtgggctctagagcgcagcctcagtagttgtgacgcacgggcttagttgctccacggcatgtgggatcttcccagaccagggctcgaacctgtgtcgcctgcattggcaggcgaattcttaaccactgcgccaccagggaagccctcgttatTTATTATGTTGCTCAAATTATACCAAAATTTGGCCTTGGGAGCTCTTTTAGTTGGcacctgtgtccctttgacataccctATCATTGtgggggggttttgttttggttttttgtttcattttgtttttgtttattttttagtaatTCATTACTTTCTAACACCACAAAATGGTTTAGGCTCATCTTATATATTCTCTTCCCTAGTCCTAGATTCAactatttctccaaggagcccttattattattcctttcaTTACTACTAGAGTGTCATTTCTACTAGGACCTGTCAGCTGACAGGGAAGCAACTACATGACTATGTATTCTAACTCATGTACATACATTTATCTATAAATGTTTCTATATTTAGCCATCTGTTTCagtattaagctaaacatgactTCACACTGAttctccaactctaatccattaccacatgGATCCCTCTAGCCCCCTTTCCTTGCTTTTCTGGAACCCCGCCCCCCTCCTCTGAGAAATGAAGCTCCCACCATTCGTAATCCATTCACTAAATTGTTCAGTTCTAACATACATGACAGTGATTTCTACATTGCTAACTCAACACCCATGGGAAACAACTTTATTATCTAGAATACAGTGCTTATCTACAGTTccttttccctttaattttttaGACTTTGTTCATTTCCAAAGATACTTAGTCAGCACCTTTTTCTCCCACTATCTTCAGCAAAGTTGTTTCGTACATGAATAATACAGTTAGATTCTTTTGTCacattatgttttctttcctggaaTCCTCAGACCtgctaaatgatatttttaaatttgtatgcatTAAAGTTATAGCTCTCTTCGTCCTGTaaagttctgtgagttttgaccAAAGCATAGTGCCATTATCATCCATGATAttttacagaatagtttcaccatCCTAAAAAACGCTTGTGCTTCATGTACTCAGTCTCCACTCAATGAACCCCTGATAacaactgatctttttattgtctccttagttttgccttttccagaatgtctacagttggaatcatatactatgtagctttttcagggtggcttctttcacttactaataAGCGTTTACgggtcctccatgtcttttcatggcttgagagctcatttatttttagtgctgaacaatattccattgtcttggtgtaccacagtttatttatccgtTCACCTATTAGAGAACATCTTAgttgtgcaggtttttatgtgggcATAATAGGAGCATGATTAttagattgtatggtaagagtacgtttagtactgttaaaaaaaaaaaaacaaaaactgccaaactgtcttccaaagtggttgcaccatttagcattcccaccagcaatgaatgagagttcctgttgtttcaCGTTTTCACCAgcgtttggtgttgtcagtgttatGGATTTTTGCCATTCTAATTATTGTGTAGTGGTTTCtcattcattgttgttttaatttgcattttcctgacaaCATATGATTTAGaccatcttttcacatgcttatttaccatctgtatatcttctttggtgaggtcagttcaggacttttaaaaaatctgtgttttttttttttttattgctgagttttgagagttctttgtatattttagataacacTCCTTCATAAGATATGtctttagcaaatattttatcccagtctgtagcttgtctttttattctcttgacaTGG includes these proteins:
- the LOC125961296 gene encoding heterogeneous nuclear ribonucleoprotein A1-like, yielding MTDRGSGKKRGFAFVTFDDHDSVDKIVIQKYHTVNSHNCEVRKALSKQEMASASSSQRGRSGSGNFGGGRGGGFGGNGSFGHGGNFSGRGGFVGSPGSGGYGGNGDGYNGFGNDGSNFGGGGSYNDSGSYNNQSSNFGPMKGGNFGGRSSGPYGGGGQYFAKP